The genome window CACTCCCAGGGCCGCGGGGGGAAGGGGCGGATCGGCATGACCACGCGCGACGAGGACTTCATCGACCACGTCTTCGTCGCCTCCACCCACAGCTACCTGCTGATTTTCACCAACCGCGGCCAGGTCTACTGGCTCAAGGTCTACGAGATCCCCGATGTCGGCACCGCGGGGAAGGGGAAGGCCATCGTCAACCTCGTGAACCTCGGCAAGGACGAAAAGATCGCCGACATCATCTCGGTGAAGGGGTTCGACGGCGGCGGGTACGTGCTGATGGCCACCCGCAACGGCATCGTCAAGAAGACGGCGCTCCGGGAGTACTCGAACCCGCGCAGCTCGGGCATCATCGCGATTTCGGTGCCGGAGGACGACGAACTGATCGGCTGCCGGCTCACCGACGGGGACACCGACGTGCTGCTGGCCACCCGCATGGGCAAGGCGGTCCGGTTCGCGGAAACGGGGGTCCGGGAGATGGGGCGCACCGCCAGGGGCGTCATCGGGATCCGGCTCTCCGGGGACGACAAGGTGGTGGCCATGTCGGCCTTCAAGGGCCCGGGCCAGTTCCTCACCGTGACCGAAAAGGGGTTCGGCAAGCGCACCGACGTGGAGGAATACCCCCGGCAGAACCGGGGGGGGAGCGGCGTGATCAACGTCAAGGTGGGGCAGAAGAACGGGACGGTGGTCCACACCTGCCATGTCCAGGAGGACACCTCCGTCATGCTGATCACGGCCAACGGGAAGCTGATCCAGCTCAACGCGGACGATATCCGCAACACGCACGCCCGGGCCGCCGTCGGGGTCAAGTGCATCGATCTCGAGGAAGGGGACTACGTCGCCAGCGTCACGGTCGTCGCCGGGGAGGAACCGGGCGACGGGCCGGAGTGACGCGCGGGGGGAGAGCCATGGGTGAAAAAACCGCGATCACCATCTCGCGGCAGTTCTGTTGCGGCGGGGCGAAGATCGGGAACATGGTGGCGGCGCGGCTCGGGTATCTCTACGCCGACCGCGAGGTGCTGCAGCTGGCGGCCGAAAAGCTCGGCCTCCCGGTCGAGGAGATCTCCTGGCGCGACGAGCGGCTGGCGTCGTTCTGGGAAAAGATCACCTCCCTTTTCACCTACGGGCTCCCCGACGTTTCCTACACGGCGCCCCCTTTCCAGACGGTGACGGACCAGCGCCTGTTCGAGCTCCAGGCCAAAATCATCCGGGAGTTCGCCGCGCGGGAGGACTGCGTGATCGTGGGGCGCGGGGGGGTCCAC of Acidobacteriota bacterium contains these proteins:
- a CDS encoding cytidylate kinase-like family protein encodes the protein MGEKTAITISRQFCCGGAKIGNMVAARLGYLYADREVLQLAAEKLGLPVEEISWRDERLASFWEKITSLFTYGLPDVSYTAPPFQTVTDQRLFELQAKIIREFAAREDCVIVGRGGVHVLRDHPGAVHVFLHAPDTFRVERAMEVYGAPTREKALSMIRESDRARQAYLARMARHDWTLSTRYHLCLDTGLLPPERAADIIELVVRSRQAPRES
- a CDS encoding DNA gyrase subunit A, with protein sequence KMAREREAIVVTEIPYQVNKARLIERIAELVRDKKIEGISDLRDESDREGMRIVIEIKKDEPAQVVLNNLYKMTAMQTSFGIIMLAIVENRPRVLNLRETIRCFIGHRKEVVRRRTIFELAKAEARAHILEGLRRALDMLDEVIALIRASKEPAVAREGLMDRFGFSAPQAQAILEMRLQRLTGLEREKIVAEYEEILKLIARLKEILASEKVLEGVVVGELREIQAAYGDRRRTEIVDEEVEMTLEDLIAEEDVVITVTHSGYIKRTAASLYHSQGRGGKGRIGMTTRDEDFIDHVFVASTHSYLLIFTNRGQVYWLKVYEIPDVGTAGKGKAIVNLVNLGKDEKIADIISVKGFDGGGYVLMATRNGIVKKTALREYSNPRSSGIIAISVPEDDELIGCRLTDGDTDVLLATRMGKAVRFAETGVREMGRTARGVIGIRLSGDDKVVAMSAFKGPGQFLTVTEKGFGKRTDVEEYPRQNRGGSGVINVKVGQKNGTVVHTCHVQEDTSVMLITANGKLIQLNADDIRNTHARAAVGVKCIDLEEGDYVASVTVVAGEEPGDGPE